One window of Phycisphaeraceae bacterium genomic DNA carries:
- a CDS encoding sigma-70 family RNA polymerase sigma factor — MSDGPEHPPAVEPITDPARITSLLGAIETGSTDAAEQLYHAVYSEMRRLAQSMMSSERPNHTLQATALVHEAYLKLLGSDQVMSNRDHFMACAARAMRRILVDHARSKNRIKRGGNHTQTALDETVDVYESCSGDLALLDDALTQLAAFDAQKARLVELRFFGQMRMEDAATLLGLSKRTAEREWTLARAWLKSHMDTSSEDVTT, encoded by the coding sequence ATGTCTGATGGACCAGAACATCCCCCGGCAGTTGAGCCGATAACTGATCCGGCGCGCATCACGTCGCTTTTGGGCGCTATTGAAACGGGGAGTACCGATGCTGCTGAGCAGCTCTACCACGCGGTCTATAGCGAAATGCGGCGACTTGCCCAGTCGATGATGAGCAGCGAGCGTCCAAATCACACGCTTCAGGCGACGGCGCTCGTTCACGAGGCATATCTGAAGCTCCTGGGCAGCGATCAGGTTATGTCAAATCGTGACCACTTCATGGCGTGCGCTGCAAGGGCCATGCGACGCATTCTCGTGGACCATGCCAGATCAAAGAATCGGATCAAGCGTGGCGGAAACCACACGCAAACCGCGCTGGATGAGACAGTAGACGTGTATGAGTCCTGCTCGGGCGATCTTGCATTGCTTGATGATGCGCTGACGCAGCTTGCTGCGTTTGATGCTCAGAAGGCGAGGTTGGTTGAGTTGAGGTTCTTCGGACAAATGCGAATGGAAGATGCTGCAACATTGCTTGGACTGTCTAAACGCACAGCGGAGCGTGAATGGACACTCGCTCGTGCGTGGCTGAAGTCCCACATGGATACTTCGTCTGAGGATGTAACGACGTAA
- a CDS encoding phosphatidylglycerophosphatase A: MTHTTNTRTKKPEDRESPLFPIVTTFGLGHMKPFPGTWGSVPTAALAGLMILTGFGPTDSPVIYHTVLACVLVGFSWACITLGKAAEQKFGKKDPSQVVADETAGQAIPLMFLPVHLVPTMTGKLLFVLVAFVAFRIFDIIKLPPAKQSQRAGGGVGILVDDIIAGIQALVFLHLIVLVWQMQTL, from the coding sequence GTGACCCACACCACAAACACACGCACAAAGAAGCCGGAAGATCGCGAAAGCCCGCTGTTCCCGATTGTCACAACCTTTGGACTCGGCCACATGAAGCCGTTCCCCGGCACATGGGGCTCGGTCCCCACTGCTGCACTGGCAGGACTGATGATCCTGACAGGGTTCGGCCCAACAGATTCGCCCGTCATCTATCACACGGTGTTGGCATGCGTGCTCGTTGGGTTCTCATGGGCGTGCATCACACTGGGCAAAGCAGCCGAGCAGAAGTTCGGAAAAAAGGATCCGTCGCAGGTTGTCGCTGACGAAACCGCGGGGCAGGCCATCCCGCTCATGTTCCTGCCTGTGCATCTTGTGCCCACGATGACCGGAAAGCTGCTCTTTGTGCTCGTTGCGTTTGTCGCGTTCCGCATCTTCGACATCATCAAACTCCCCCCAGCCAAGCAATCCCAGCGTGCTGGTGGCGGCGTGGGCATCCTCGTTGATGACATCATCGCGGGGATCCAGGCACTGGTCTTCCTGCACCTGATTGTGCTCGTCTGGCAGATGCAGACGCTGTAA
- a CDS encoding UDP-N-acetylmuramoyl-L-alanyl-D-glutamate--2,6-diaminopimelate ligase: MSRSPTPNTTLKHLLDSLSRQDAVSVWTDFPSTDQITITSVTEDSRRVQKGSLFVARPARTGNARPDSDLSPHDGRHFIPDAIARGASAVLVEHNSDITLDLPHHIALITTNDAPVASAHLAECFYGNPSDALSLVGITGTNGKTTIAWLVRCIMQHAGHKTGTLGTTGVYIGDTHTKAKLTTPFAEDLSSTLADMMQAQCEIATVEVSSHALDQHRADGLSFDIGVFTNLTGDHLDYHETMDQYAAAKSRLFAMLPSNGLAVVNADDPAHATMLKDCTANVVLCSASNPAYARVETLGANLSGMKLRLTGPFGAISQTVPLVGAHNAMNTLQAVVIAHRLGLSVTQIADALPHVTAPAGRLQPVTSSDEQIAVFVDFAHTDDALEKSLNAARSIVPANARLICVFGCGGDRDRTKRPRMGRVAYALSDVVVVTSDNPRTEDPLRVIDDILAGLPDGVRNGDAEKTVHVDHVREQAVAWAIQHAQQGDVIVIAGKGHEDYQLLPDGKGGILRRDFDDRRVARAALDALTPHAL, translated from the coding sequence ATGTCACGTTCCCCGACACCAAACACAACCCTGAAGCACCTTCTTGATTCACTATCACGTCAGGATGCAGTCTCTGTATGGACAGACTTCCCCTCTACTGATCAGATCACTATCACCAGCGTGACTGAGGACAGCAGGCGCGTGCAGAAGGGCTCGCTGTTTGTCGCCCGCCCAGCACGCACGGGAAACGCCCGTCCAGACTCTGACCTCTCACCCCACGATGGCCGGCATTTCATTCCGGATGCCATCGCGAGGGGCGCATCAGCGGTGCTCGTCGAACACAACAGCGACATCACGCTGGATCTTCCCCATCACATCGCACTGATCACAACCAACGATGCGCCGGTTGCATCAGCCCATCTCGCTGAATGTTTCTATGGCAACCCTTCTGATGCGCTCTCGCTGGTTGGGATCACAGGCACCAACGGCAAGACAACCATCGCGTGGCTCGTCCGCTGCATCATGCAGCACGCAGGGCACAAGACAGGCACTCTCGGCACGACCGGCGTGTACATTGGCGATACACATACCAAAGCAAAGCTCACCACCCCGTTCGCTGAAGACCTCTCAAGCACACTTGCAGACATGATGCAGGCACAGTGCGAGATTGCAACTGTCGAGGTGTCGAGCCACGCGCTGGACCAGCATCGCGCTGATGGGCTCTCATTCGACATCGGCGTGTTTACGAACCTTACCGGTGATCATCTCGATTACCACGAGACAATGGACCAGTACGCAGCAGCAAAGTCGCGTCTCTTTGCCATGCTGCCCAGTAATGGGCTAGCGGTCGTCAACGCCGATGATCCGGCGCACGCAACAATGCTCAAGGACTGCACAGCGAATGTTGTTCTCTGCTCTGCTTCCAACCCTGCATACGCGCGTGTCGAAACACTTGGCGCTAATCTTTCCGGCATGAAGCTTCGATTGACTGGCCCCTTTGGAGCAATCAGCCAAACCGTCCCCCTCGTCGGCGCACACAACGCCATGAACACGCTGCAGGCGGTTGTCATCGCACATCGACTCGGCCTTTCTGTTACACAGATTGCAGACGCGCTCCCGCACGTCACCGCGCCAGCAGGCAGGCTGCAACCTGTCACGTCATCGGACGAACAGATCGCTGTTTTCGTTGACTTTGCCCACACGGACGACGCGCTCGAAAAATCACTCAACGCAGCTCGTTCGATTGTTCCAGCGAACGCAAGGCTCATCTGTGTCTTTGGGTGCGGCGGCGATCGAGACCGAACCAAGCGACCTCGCATGGGACGTGTCGCCTATGCGCTATCCGATGTTGTCGTTGTCACCAGCGACAATCCACGCACGGAAGATCCGCTGCGGGTCATCGACGATATTCTCGCTGGGTTGCCGGATGGCGTAAGGAATGGTGATGCAGAGAAAACCGTTCACGTCGATCATGTTCGCGAGCAGGCGGTCGCATGGGCAATCCAGCACGCGCAGCAAGGGGACGTTATCGTGATCGCAGGGAAAGGGCACGAGGATTACCAGCTGCTGCCAGATGGCAAAGGTGGCATCCTTCGCAGAGATTTCGACGACAGACGTGTTGCTCGCGCAGCTCTCGACGCACTAACCCCGCACGCACTCTGA
- a CDS encoding UDP-N-acetylmuramoyl-tripeptide--D-alanyl-D-alanine ligase translates to MHTLPLNELASITNGQWITEPTDTAPVTGLTSDSREVTTNLAFAAIRGEKTDGHEYIAKAIASGARLVIVEQDIDPDSIHHTCPILRVDRTIDALGKLATEHRNRLSVPVVAVVGANGKTSTKAAIACAIGSFAHVRSAPKSFNNDLGVPLTLLNTTADHEAVVCEIGTNDPGETAPLAAMVQPNILVITGAGREHLEGLGSVEGSASEIESCLASMQQNSFIITNADEPFTSNLTAPECTTTRIGFHENADARVFIDEQSIDGITMTLRAPVLLGTPVTLHLHTIAAHSARTASMALAASMCVAQRTGRNTREILPGIISAISNRQPEPMRMEVSSHQTGNGALTLINDAYNANPDSMQSAMETLAAIAYGHMRVVLVLGDMRETGTHAQAVHKELADHIVSLRDQARLEIVAFLVGTSVKWTHDRLCQAGIASHLFVEHQSCSDETAAQIAEHAKPNDLVLLKASRSIGLERVAEHLVRQNAPISR, encoded by the coding sequence ATGCACACACTACCACTCAACGAGCTTGCGTCGATCACCAATGGCCAATGGATCACCGAACCAACGGATACCGCGCCTGTTACTGGATTGACCAGTGATTCGCGCGAAGTGACAACGAATCTTGCGTTTGCAGCAATCAGAGGCGAGAAGACAGACGGGCACGAATACATTGCGAAGGCAATCGCATCCGGCGCGCGTCTCGTTATTGTCGAGCAGGATATTGACCCGGACTCGATACATCACACATGCCCGATCCTGCGTGTTGATCGCACGATCGATGCGCTCGGCAAGCTTGCAACGGAGCATCGGAATCGACTCTCCGTTCCGGTTGTTGCGGTTGTCGGCGCCAATGGCAAGACATCAACCAAAGCTGCGATCGCGTGCGCAATCGGCTCGTTCGCGCACGTTCGATCAGCACCAAAGAGCTTCAACAATGATCTCGGTGTCCCTCTCACGCTGCTGAATACGACTGCTGATCATGAAGCAGTTGTCTGCGAGATCGGCACGAACGATCCTGGCGAGACCGCCCCACTCGCAGCAATGGTCCAGCCAAACATCCTCGTCATCACAGGCGCTGGTCGCGAACATCTTGAGGGACTCGGCTCAGTCGAAGGATCCGCAAGCGAAATCGAATCATGCCTTGCATCCATGCAACAGAACAGCTTCATCATCACAAACGCGGACGAGCCATTCACAAGCAATCTGACTGCACCAGAATGTACAACAACTCGCATAGGATTTCATGAAAACGCGGATGCGCGTGTGTTCATCGATGAGCAATCCATCGATGGAATAACGATGACGCTGCGGGCACCAGTTCTGCTTGGAACACCGGTCACGCTGCACCTGCACACCATCGCTGCACACAGCGCTCGAACCGCATCGATGGCTCTTGCTGCCTCGATGTGTGTGGCGCAGCGCACGGGAAGAAACACCCGTGAGATTCTCCCCGGGATCATCAGCGCGATATCGAATCGTCAGCCGGAACCAATGCGCATGGAAGTATCCTCGCACCAAACCGGTAACGGCGCGCTCACGCTCATCAACGACGCGTACAACGCCAACCCTGACTCCATGCAATCGGCTATGGAAACACTGGCAGCAATCGCATACGGGCATATGAGAGTCGTGCTTGTGCTCGGCGACATGCGTGAGACAGGCACTCATGCGCAAGCGGTTCACAAGGAACTTGCAGATCACATCGTCTCGCTTCGAGATCAGGCACGCCTCGAAATTGTCGCGTTTCTCGTTGGTACATCTGTCAAGTGGACACACGATCGGCTCTGTCAGGCTGGCATAGCCTCACACCTGTTCGTTGAACACCAGTCGTGCTCTGACGAAACCGCAGCACAGATTGCTGAGCATGCCAAGCCGAACGATCTCGTGCTGCTCAAAGCATCCAGATCGATCGGGCTGGAACGTGTTGCGGAGCATCTCGTGCGCCAGAATGCACCAATCAGCCGATGA
- a CDS encoding phospho-N-acetylmuramoyl-pentapeptide-transferase — MILAILDMLLRWCEGLWIGRPIRSLAGLFNQIEFRVLFAAGIAFAIVMVMGKPTISWLVRKRIGDTGQTDAELLRSVAQSKANTPSMGGVLICGAVLILTFLLCDLSNTYVHLVLVTVVWLSILGGFDDWLKLTEARRSGGRQGLRAWEKLVFQLGLGLIIGVFSYMAGDNPETAPNIQHALNIPFQRTYVHDQIAGLTINSAVWFLGPVVYITVATLLLGLLSNAVNITDGQDGLSAGIGMFVSIGLIVLCLVAGTEQPASRLLVPYVPGADELAVVSGALLGALIGFLWFNCSPASIFMGDCGSLTIGGIIAFVAIVIRQEVVVLVMCAVYVWEILSVILQVGSYRLRNGKRIFLIAPYHHHLHHKGWPEQRIVARFWLITLLMVILGLATLKLR; from the coding sequence GTGATACTCGCCATACTCGACATGCTGCTCCGCTGGTGCGAGGGACTGTGGATCGGCAGGCCGATCAGATCGCTCGCTGGCCTGTTCAATCAGATTGAGTTCCGCGTGCTGTTTGCAGCGGGGATCGCGTTTGCAATTGTCATGGTGATGGGAAAACCGACGATCAGTTGGCTCGTCAGAAAACGGATCGGAGACACCGGCCAGACAGATGCCGAACTGCTTCGAAGTGTTGCACAATCCAAAGCGAACACACCCTCGATGGGTGGCGTGCTCATTTGTGGCGCGGTACTCATCCTGACCTTTCTGCTCTGCGATCTTTCAAACACCTACGTCCATCTCGTTCTTGTGACCGTCGTCTGGCTCTCGATTCTCGGCGGGTTCGATGATTGGCTCAAACTCACAGAAGCACGGCGCAGCGGTGGCAGGCAGGGTCTCCGCGCTTGGGAAAAACTCGTCTTCCAACTCGGGCTTGGGCTTATCATCGGTGTCTTCTCGTACATGGCTGGCGACAACCCCGAGACCGCTCCCAATATCCAGCACGCCCTGAACATCCCGTTCCAGCGCACCTACGTGCATGATCAGATCGCAGGACTCACGATCAACTCAGCGGTGTGGTTTCTTGGTCCAGTGGTCTACATCACTGTTGCAACACTCCTGCTCGGCTTGCTCAGCAACGCTGTCAATATCACAGATGGGCAGGATGGTCTCTCAGCAGGCATCGGCATGTTTGTGAGCATCGGTCTTATCGTGCTGTGCCTCGTTGCGGGAACGGAACAGCCAGCATCGCGACTGCTTGTTCCGTATGTGCCTGGTGCAGACGAACTCGCGGTCGTCAGCGGCGCACTGCTCGGAGCCCTGATCGGGTTTCTCTGGTTCAACTGCTCACCGGCATCCATCTTCATGGGTGATTGCGGCTCACTCACTATCGGTGGCATCATTGCGTTTGTCGCAATCGTCATCCGTCAGGAAGTCGTCGTGCTCGTCATGTGTGCTGTGTACGTCTGGGAGATTCTGTCTGTTATTCTGCAGGTCGGCTCGTACAGACTGCGCAACGGCAAGCGCATCTTCCTGATCGCACCCTACCACCACCATCTGCACCACAAGGGCTGGCCCGAACAGCGCATTGTCGCGCGATTCTGGCTCATCACACTGCTCATGGTTATTCTTGGGCTTGCGACATTGAAGCTGCGCTAA
- a CDS encoding terpene cyclase/mutase family protein: MTERVGAIFSIIVCTLGASSAFAQVAPQPSASAQNTPTQDEFTEALQMSTERGLEALAAMQASDGSFGGRFGRNVAITSLAAIAFMADGNLPDRGKYAEQVQKALDYVLSCSSESGLIADEAVTSPMYGHGFATLFLGEIVGMSAGGVESPESQRAHEALVKAVRLIERTQNQQGGWRYNPVPFDADVSVTICQVMGLRSARNAGLEVSSEVIDKAVKYVRDCQNPDGGFRYQLDPGTSGWARSAAGVATMYYAGIYEDKAIDEGLDYIKTVGMPGLTDEQPHRWYGHYYAVQAMYLAGGDHWAQWWPAAREELVSSQLRNGTWSDNSFGDDYATAMALIVLQMPKRYLPIFQK, translated from the coding sequence ATGACCGAACGTGTGGGGGCAATCTTTTCGATAATCGTATGCACGCTTGGCGCCAGTAGTGCGTTTGCGCAAGTTGCGCCACAACCTTCGGCCAGTGCGCAGAATACGCCAACGCAGGACGAGTTTACTGAAGCTCTGCAGATGTCGACGGAAAGGGGACTCGAAGCGCTCGCAGCGATGCAAGCATCTGACGGGTCATTCGGTGGCAGGTTCGGTCGAAATGTTGCGATTACTTCACTTGCAGCAATCGCGTTTATGGCTGACGGGAACCTGCCGGATCGAGGGAAGTATGCCGAGCAGGTGCAGAAAGCCCTTGATTATGTGCTCTCGTGCAGTTCAGAGAGTGGTCTGATCGCTGATGAAGCTGTGACAAGCCCGATGTACGGACATGGGTTTGCGACGCTGTTTCTTGGTGAGATTGTGGGTATGAGTGCGGGTGGCGTGGAATCGCCCGAATCGCAGCGTGCGCACGAGGCTCTTGTCAAAGCTGTTCGTTTGATCGAACGGACACAGAATCAGCAGGGGGGGTGGAGATACAACCCTGTGCCGTTTGATGCGGATGTGAGTGTGACAATCTGCCAGGTGATGGGTTTGCGATCAGCGCGGAATGCAGGGCTGGAAGTGTCGTCAGAGGTCATCGATAAAGCCGTGAAGTATGTGCGCGACTGCCAGAATCCTGATGGTGGGTTCAGGTACCAACTGGATCCGGGGACAAGCGGATGGGCGCGTTCAGCTGCCGGTGTGGCGACGATGTATTACGCGGGCATTTATGAAGACAAAGCCATTGATGAGGGTCTTGATTACATCAAGACGGTAGGAATGCCCGGTCTGACCGATGAGCAGCCGCATCGCTGGTATGGACATTACTACGCTGTGCAGGCGATGTACCTTGCGGGTGGTGATCACTGGGCACAGTGGTGGCCAGCGGCAAGAGAGGAACTGGTTTCCTCACAGCTTCGCAATGGCACGTGGTCTGATAACAGCTTTGGAGACGATTATGCAACAGCAATGGCGTTGATAGTCCTCCAAATGCCCAAGCGATATTTGCCGATCTTTCAGAAGTGA